In the genome of Epinephelus fuscoguttatus linkage group LG4, E.fuscoguttatus.final_Chr_v1, the window GAACAGTTGATAGGAGCACCGTCCTCTGCAGGTTCTGCAGTAAGGACCTTTCGTACCATTGGAGAACTTCGAGTGtaaaatatcacctcaacacaaagcatttagcatttagagGTCTGAGCTGGCACtgcctctgatgctagcgctCGCAGTCAGACTCGTCAAGCCACTCGACCAGGCGTTCAAACTGAGTAAAGGCCTCTGCACACTGAGGCCGTTTTTTTTGGATGTTGGGTTTCTTTAATACGTCATCCAAAAAATGTTGTCACTCACAGAAACCTTACACACTGATTCTGATGTGTTTGATTGTTCTATTGGTTGTGAAAATGTGCCGTacgagacaaaatgaaaagacgcatttcctcctttgcctctctccactggagtcaCCTATCTGTctgtcaccactccctccctTGCTCTGATGGACGCAAAAAAACGCAGAAAATGTTCCGAACATTTTAATGCattgcctgcactgtctatatttacgccgcTGCTTTAcagacaacaataaaacaaaacaaaaaggctcCGAGATAAGATTATCTTCTGTCTCTGCttgaagtggtgaatttacagctcacagatatacgacacagtctctggcttaggtttgatatctagtgtcagcaAAAGAGGCGTTagcttgtttattattttacctGAATGTTGCTGTCACGCTGAACGTCCTGCTGAGCTCCgttcaaactttaaaagtttaaaataaaaaaaaaaattgaatattcatattaaacattTGACTGATATAATCCTGAGTCGTGTACAGCGCTTGTCTAAAGTCCAAATCTGTGACTCCCGTCtcactcaagtccaagtcacaTGACTCAAGTCGACATCTCTGATAAACACCATGTTACCAGCCTGTTAAACTTTGTCACTCCTCGTCTCCTCTAAGGATCATCCTTAATGATGGCGGACCTCGACTGATTTCTGGGTCACGggccagaggaggagaggcagaatCATCTGAATGAAAAGCAGCAGtctgatctttgacctttctgtgtcagtgtcacttcctgtctgaaaGCTGCTCTCAGCCATCATGTTAAACACACCCAACAGGAGCGACCTTGACTCGTGTTCAAGTCCTCTGCGACGGTTTCTGTTTCCAAACAGCTTCAGAGACTTTGTGTTGGATTTGTGTCGCGCTGCAGAGACTCATTAACCGTCatcagaggatcagcaaacagcCGCCGCCGCGCGTCAAAACCAATTTCAGCCTCATCATTATTCCTCTGTCTTCACTCTCAGGACAAACACAGTGACTCCAGTTTTCCTGCTCTGTGattgttgttcttattttcaatTTGCaggggatttaaaaaaagatgacgGATAATAAAAGCTCATATCAACTGGATGTCAGTTTATCTTCGCTTCCTCTCGTTCAGGGATAGATTACACGTCAGCTGTGACTGAGGAACAGCAGTCCGAGCAGAGAAAACAACACGCTGTAATTTCATTATTCTGCTATAATGTGAGCGAGCTGTTGAGACTTTCTGTTGATTCATTCAGCCGAATCACACAGTTGAATAAATGTGCAAGAGTTTTACTGCACAGATCAATCCCTGCAGGCAGGAAGTCATCGCACTGAGATTACTGCAGAGaaaaggaataataataataaagttataCTGGATATAAAGAATTGAATAAGACGTTATCTGTGAGGTCGGTTTTCTTTATGAAGGTAGTAAATATTTTCCTGTAGGTGGAAAAAAAACGGCATCTGGATCTAATGAGTTTTAGCTGAACaataagaaatgtttttgtctttgaacACTGAATGTGACTGTCGGCAGGAACATGAAACATGTTTAGgatttaatgtgttttcagcTGATTGATAGAAACAGTTTCACTTTCATTAAAACTTAATTTGaagttaattttcaaaaaaacattcagcacCAGTTTGACTGATATTCCCTGgattgcacaaaaaaaaattacaaaagaaaatgaataaatgaaataaatgatccatttttgcaaatgtacTCTTTGTTTTCCATCATAGGGTGACATTAAACGTTTGTCCTTGGGAATCTTGGGTACCAACACAATCAcccaaaaaatgtttgcattgtacatttccgcaaaccacagatacgtttcatttgcacattattagcAGAgctatgttgaaactttatgtttcaacaatgttccGGTTAACACGGTTTGGGTTTAGACACTTAAACCACTCGGTTATGTTCAGGAAAATATCAGGTTTTGGCTTAACATGTCTTAACATGTTTTGGGGGCACAGTTCCTGATAGAAAAGCAGTAATGTCTCTTTAAAATAAACCACTTCTAACGAAACTACCCCCGCTGGAAAAACGGCAACAAAACACCTAAGTTTAGCTGCTGGAGCCACAGCGACGACTCGCTGAATCACATCtagtttggttgtttgttggtcttaaacagtgtcctgcagcttggcaggtgtcttgtATCGGTGTCACATCATCGACCACCCCCTCCACATCCAGAtgtcaaagtcagctcatatttGACGTCAGTTTAGATACATGTTGTAACATGTATGAAACATATTCGTAGTTTGCAGTGAGAATAACGGCAACATGTTCCTGTGGCAGTCCTTACTGACACTTGGTCATTAGACCTCAGCATCAGTTGTCGACACACCGAGGAGTCCTTTAGCTGTGATATGAGATGCAACGGGTGGCAGCATTTTTGATGCTCCGAATAATTGCGGtcgtataaagagcgagaaagtctgcATTAGGTCGTGGGGACGGGacgtggatgggtcaaacaaactttcacccaagactctgctgtttgtgtcccgtgtgaaaccaaaagtcagtttgGTTGTTCTAATAAGGACATGGTATGCTAGTATGTTTAACATGCTACACTAGCGTGGTATGTCACATGATGCATgtgatgtatgtcacatgatgttacATGACATTTCCATAAGGAGAGACAGGAGAATGAAGTAAAGGTAATATGTAATTATGAGTGtgcagattaacagatgattaagatttaacagaagtctttggcgctTGGACGATAGGGAGAGATATttttgtgatcgagggacatctgagcggcagcaggataaatctcTAATAAGTGTCTTTATTGTATTCTGTGttctatgttttgttttgattgttcaaactgtgatggatgttttgACTCTCGCCTGCGAAACTAGTTTACCCTTGGGTATCAAAACCTGAACCTAACCTGAACCtgaaatccccccatggagtccagacactggtggtggctgatgactctgagactgATGGCTGATGAGGACATTTCCCCCTCTGACTAAATATGTGCCCTTTTTTGAGAGACATTTAATTCCTATTTCTTTTCCAATTTCatagtttagtttttaaatgtggccCATGGCATCAATTCTCCATTAAAATCTTGTTGTAACACCTGACAACTGCATTTGAGTTTCAGTTCTGCCAGACCGCCAGAGCCTCTGCCCCTCCCTCGTTAACGTCTCTTGTCACAgtcaaaaaaaaacctcaagtTGCTCAGAGCTGATAGACAAACAGCTGtcagtagaaacacacagtgGATAATGTTGAATTAATAAAGATGAATGTAATAAATGGCTGCACAATAAACCTTCAGTGATGACATGCAGGTGCGTTTGCTTTAATGTGAACGGACATGATTGTTTCCCAGTGTCTGTTCTGTccacaggattttttttacacCTCAGTAGTTGGaagaagttatttatttttagggaAAGTTTGAAATTTATGACACACATTGATGTCCTCACAACCTTCAGTACTATCATTAAAATTTTACTGCTACTCAATACATCACATTACTTTTTATTacagcactttatttttaatgtgcTGCACATCCTGTTCAGGGACTTTGGCTGCAAAATAGCTCAAAGCTAACAGTGGTGCCACTGGTTTGAAACTGGACATGAATACATAAAACACTCAGCTGTACAAGGAGTGCAGTGAGGTAGACTTTACACATAACTCACAATCGTCcataggtagatagatagatagattgtGTGCAAACTGTTCAGAGGGAAATGTACGTGTATTTCagcattcatcaatatgttaGTAGCTCCAATCTTTACATaggtactaacaaaatctacacctgcttCTGACTGCTGGTAGTGTTCGTGTAAATCAGATACTGCACATAAATGTTGCTTATCATTattagaaattacaattttaatttgttttgtgctCTGTTATGTTCACATCACGCAGATGCTTTTAAAACAGAAACGTTAAACATGACAGAAGATGAGAATTGTAACACATTTAGTTTAATTAGTTGGCATTTAGCAGATTTAAGATTCAGATTAGGTTCCATAAAAACCTGAATGAGTaatttaaattgatttaataCGAAATTGATAAACACCCTTCTCTGAATAAatataactagtccatacccattgagtgcacagttgcccacgtacagtttcacatggtgtgtgtttgggatacaggtcataggaaactgcagattaaatagtcaactgaacccattaagaagagcaatgtattcagacagagtgtttgtgaatttgatagtacgattgttttattgaaagtacagtagtaccattgccaatagtgggatagttagtgggctaaaactgtacattagtagttgaggtagcatgttgaaaggcagatagttaaagtgtttatatgttgtattgacttaaaagtggggcgcactggtagttcacatgggaaaggtgcagctagcccttgttgtagcagcataccataccatgacttagtcataccaaacattagaaaaaccCAATactggtccacagggggagccacagcgatcggtcccattttagccattttgaagcatttttctgttgttatagcgccacccagttgccaattagagttaaatttctccagtcaccttgaggcgtcctgttttacatatctaccaagtttagtaaaaatccatatggcggttaggcctagataagaaatgagctctctagcgcccccattttgtttgatggggtcaataatggaggggtcccctcagattatgtgtggtcatatgcctacaaagttgtgtggtgatgggtgaaacccttgagatgttatacacctttatgtgatgagccacgccctccacaatattcattgccttatagaagctcagttttaggaagttttccaacttttgccaagagggaactttagatattgctccctagattatgttcacccagtttcatgcagatcgctcaaacttcctaggaagagatccatttgaagtgtttttcaaaaaattcaaaatggcggaaaatctatataagcggaagttatgggtttttgaggcaaatgtgttcctcatgaggagaggcatctctgtgcaaagtttcatgtctctacgacatacggggcatgagatatgcccattcaaagatTGCAggttcagtcggttgctatagcgcccccctttggccaattgatgtaatattgcttcattggcatcctcccatgaccctctaccactgtgccaaatttcacatggattgaccaagtcagcactcctcctctgccctctttaTGCACCGCAGCCCCAAACTGGacgtcatttttgtttaatttaattaccaGAGACGTGACATAGGAGACGTAAACAGAGTCCGTAATCATTTACCATTACAGCAGCTCCAAAACACTACAAATACTTAAcaatgtacaaaacaaacaactcagggttgttgttttttctgcatCAGGGTTATTTTAACCTACTGAAATTTCTGTcatgcagaaaatgaaaatgtgacagAAACCAGTGCAGAGCGTGAACGTTGGCTGAGATCCTGTGAACGTGATCTTGTTTTTACGTTTCCTGAGACGACAACGTGCTCAGCTTCAGTCACAGCAGCTCCGCCTGGGACGTTACAGGGTCACAACATCCACTCCTGTCATTATAGAGGAGgcatgcttttcttttcttttctttttttaatcaggaCAGTAAATCTTCATCTGAGAGTGTTACAGCAGCTGTGAGCAGAGCGCAGGAACACCTGAAGCAGCTGCAGAATTTCTGCAACTGAAAAACTTTAACTTTGGTTTGATGCaattgaaaaaagtcacaagGTCATCAGGAGCAAGCGATGTTTTATGCCTCCACCAGTGACAGCCGTggccttgagggaatgtcttcaaatttggcacaaacatccacatggaCTCAACTTtcagctaaaaaacaaaaaaggacatttctggggaggtgcacgtcaggctacaccGTAGGTACGTAGGTAAGAAGGgcacaatctctgtgtaaaaagggctagagagacagacagcattAATGCTCACATTCACCCCTGTgggtaatttagagtcaccagttaaccgaACTTGCAAGTCTCTAGTCTTtaggaggaagccggagaaaaCTCACGCTTACAcaagactccacacagaggagctccagcaggttcaaaccaggagcCCTCATGCTgagaggtgacagtgctaaccactgcatcaccacattttacttcatttatttgacagctgatTACtttttacagattcagattaatacaaaatatgacTATCAGCTATCAACTAATAAATTATCAAGCTAAGTATTTCCACTTTATGCTACTTGATACTTGTACTCACTACATCTCAGAGAGGAACAGTGAAAAGTTGTAATGTGCAGCGTTGAGCCTCAGTCGTCAGATTTCCTTCAGTTTtaccttcttttcttttctgatcattattttattaaatgctGCCGTCTCTTTAATCATGTTTACAGTGAACACGCTGTTCACTCGTCTTCTCCCAGTGTCCTCTGCTCAGACCAATGGAGACGAGACACAATAACATTTTCCTCCTGGTGTGCTGGAGCAGGTGGAGAATTAAAGAAGGCCGGTGATGAGCTGCAGCTAACGAGCAAACAGAGGCCACCGCCACTGTCTCCGCTGCTGTCTCTGGTTACCATGGGATACCTGTTACAGAGCAGCGTATATTACATCATCTACATGCAGACTGAATCCCAATTACTGCAGAAGGCTCCGGGGTGTCTCGGCCCTCAGCGGCTCTGAGGCTTCAGGGTCTTTGAAAGAGAAAAGGCGACCTGTGATACTGATCCTTTTGATTTGAACTTTTATCTCATCAATCATGGCTCTGAGCTCAGTTTAAAGGCCCGTCACTCTTGAATATTTGGTTCAAGATGTCTGGTGACGTAATGACAGTGATTTAATGTATGACTGATATGAGAGTCCATCTCATCTAATTCTTCACAACAGAGTGATAAAGGTTGtctcccaaaatgttgaattgCTCTTTACTCTTGAACACAGTAAGGACGTCTGGGCTTTGCAgatttttaaccaaaaccaccATCTTTCCTGCATCTAACAGTCTCAGTCACACTTTAGGTATTCAGCAGATATTTCCCAGGATTTGtgggaaaaataacaaaaaaattgctgataagtttgttaaaaatattttgtcatgaTGATAAGGAAACCGTCTGGGCGTTTTTCTCTcactaaatgtgtttgctgttgtagaaaattaatttaatttaacataatAAATATTCTAATTAAGTTTCTCATCATATTCTCTAATCCTTCCCTCGCTGTAGAGGTCAGTCTCTCACTCATCTGTGGTTTAATGTGAGAAGTGAAGGGAATGCTGTggtgccttaaacctgcattctttctaacaGCCAGCAGGGGGTGACTCCAGTGATTGCAGAAAGAAGTTTGATTGCATAAAAGAGTTATTCTTTTTCCTTGAGTTTTTACCTCAGTTAACATTCTTTtaatgagtttatggtctcagTCACTCATATCAAGTTCTCTTTCATAaacatgatgttcattttgtaaattatgcttccatttagagtaaaatacaCGATAAAGCAGGGCTTGCTTTTGGGCGTAGCTAccttgacaagttgctaccatgACAGTGTCCTCaggctctcagtcagatccaaccttccctcctccacagctccatcctctTGTTCAAATACGGTCACTTCTGGACCCAACAAATCAAGGTAGCAATGGCTAAAATGCTAAACTGGAGGCCTCAAAATGctagtcaatcaatcaattcaatcaatcaattttatttatgagcccagtatcacaaatcacaatttgcctcacagggctttacagcatacgacatccctctgtcccttggaccctcacataagggaaaaactccccaaaaagtTCTCtttaacaggaaataaaaaaaagtccacaaaccaatgggtgacatctcAATGCCTGTTCTCATGCACCATTAGTATGTATACctatagaaagtgatgtaccaCGTTTTGTATATAACCCACGTAATCAGGAAGGTTGCAATTGCATGACCAATGTGATGACAGGATGCAGGTTGGCGTGGTGAAttggtcaaacaacacaggacttgtGTTGCCCCCGGAGATCAGTGTTCTTGTCTTAAATTTAAACCGAGTGAGCTCTGatttattttaaggtacgttgtcaccatgtttcttttaccTATCTTTACATTCCTAATCCCAGCCTacttaactttatgttaagtatgttgCATAATTACACGTTAAGTACGAAagtttacattaagtacataatgtgacgctgcccaaccatgtttctttccctaaccctaacctacataactctactttcctaaccctaacctgcGTAACACTATGTTAAGAATGTAACTCCACGTAAAGTATATAACATGTcaatgcccaaccatgtttcttttcctaaatctaacctacaaaactttcctaaccctaacctgtGTAACTTGATGTTAAGTAAGTAACTTAACGTTCAGAACGTTATCTTAAGTATATAATGTGATGACGACCAACCATATTTCggttcctaaacctaaactacgCAACTTTACTTCCCCAACCctaacctgtgtaactttacattaagtatgtaactttacctTAGATATATAACATGACAACATCCAACCACGTTTCTTTTCTTAACCCTAACCTGCATAACTTAACAACTTACATAAGTACGTAACTTTAAGTAAAGTATATAACGTGATGATATccaatcatgtttcttttcctaaatctagtCTATGTAATTTAACGTTAATTACATTATGTTAAGTGTATAACCTTACGCTAAGTACGTAACTTTAAGTTAAGCATATAATGTGATGTCACCCAACCATATTTATTTTCTAACTCTAACCTGCTTAACTTTCCATTTCTAAAGCCAACCTATGTAACTTAAGTTACGTACGTAATGTTGAACATATAACGTGATGActttcagccatgtttcttttcctaaacttaaccgtTGTAACTTTAAGTCAAGTTTGTAACTTTATGTCAGGTACGTAATGTGAAGACACCATTTATGGGGTTTGttaatgtgcatttttgtaagatatGATACGAACCGTTGTATGAGGTTACGTTGACtattatacagtctgtggaTAGTGTCCATCCTCTGACCTTTGTGTCAGATATGGTAACGCTCAGAGTAAAGAAGGTTAAAGTGTCCTCTCCTCTGTATGTTGTGTGGCAGCCCATCACATATGAAGCTCTAAGATTTtccactgtgacctttgacctcgtAAAGATGAGAGGACGTGAAGCGCTGAGCTCACAGAGCTCTGACTGTATTcatacagagaggaggaggtgataaCTATCATCACAGCAGTCCTCAGACAGAGATGAGAGAGTTTATTAGCCTCCATGTAGCCTCGAGGCTACGAGGAGGAGGGGTAGAACACATCAGACAGAAAGCAGAAGTTGTGTTAATGCAGGCTGTCAGATGTAATTATGAGCTTCATTAAAACTGCACCGAGTCTCAACACAGAGATATCAACAGTGTTTTTAAGAGCAGAGCTGGAAGAAGTGTCCAGATCCTTTAttaacacactgtaaaaatactccattacaagtaaaggTCCTGCATTCAGAACTTCACTTTGGTAAAGTTAGGCTTTACTGTAGTCAAAGTATGTATTATcaacaaaatatacttaaagcactgaaagtaaaatgatTCATTGTGCAGTCAACAGTTATCAGACAATAAAAGTTCTGAATTTGGCACCCAGGAATTTAAGGACATTTAATTCAACAGTCTCAAAGACAGGTAATacagtatttaaaataaattagattACACATGAGATAATATCACCAGTGTTGTTAAATATCTGTGTTGAAGTAAACTGCAATGTGGCACTTCAAggaaaaacatttacagaaaaaaaggggaaaaaccACATTGATCAGAATCTAAAAAATCAACAATGTATTCACAGTACATCACCAATAATAtacatttattacattaaatgagagtgaatctttCTGTCGAAAATCAGATGGTTGTTCTACTTTGTGTGACTGATGCTTTTAGTTtcagttaaaacaaaatatCTCTATACAAACTGCTGCTACgtgtttgactgacaggagagatgatcagagGGGCAGAGTTTTTACCACAATAGTTAAGACTGGGACTGAAGAGTGGGtagagtttctcagtgaaggaGCAGCCAGTAAAGGAGTAGATAAGAGCTGCAGCATCAACATCATAAAAGGAGACCAGACCCTCCTCATAATCCACAAACACCCCCACCTTCTCAGGCTGAGACTTCAGAGAGAGACTGACTGAAGGGCTAGCAAGAGCTTTGTACTCATTTTCATTCCTCAACCATATCGTCCATTGACCATTTTTAGAAGCTGCTGTGATCTGTCCTTTCCTGTTGATCGACTCTCTGGCCACTCCTAAATCCCACTCAGTCTTCCCTTTAACCTGAACCTCATAATAAAATCTTCCTGAAATGAAACTCTGCTTTGCTAAGACATTAAGACAATAATCAAATCTCTCTGGATTGTTTGGCAGATTCTTCCTTACACCACCATGTTTAACTTGTTTTCCATCATCAGACAGGATGAGCCAGGGATTTGCTGTATCAGGATCGAGTGTCACATCCACTGCAGACTGCTGGACCCTCTTCAGCTCGACCTCAAACAGCTTCTTCATCTGTTTACTGAGCGTCTCCTCCAGCTGACTCACAGCTCTCCTCACAGTCCCCTCATATGAAGGTGGACGGACGCTGACCTCTGTCCAGTCCTTGGTGGATGGAGCAGTGTTCAGGGACATGAAGCTTTGGAGGAGGCggaggtggtcttcagagtgtGAGAGCTGCTCCACCTCAGTGCTCCTCTTCTTCAGCTCAGAGATTTCCTGTTCCAGCTCTTTGATGAAGCCTTcagcctgtttctctgtctttctctgcttcTCCTTGATCGTGTCGATGAGCTCGGCCTGGCTTCTCTCAACAGACTCCTTCAGAGcggtgaagacctgaacaccatctgctatctctctgtctgcatcttCCTCACTGAGCTCCACTGAGTGTTTGAACTCCTCAATCTTCAGTCGTCTCTTCTGGATCATCTGCTGAATTTCAGCCTCTGTCTTCCCCAGCTCGGCCTTCTTTCCTTCATATTCTTCTCTCAGAGGAACAACATCATGTGTCTTGTGGTCTAAAACAGTGcagagcatgcagacacacatctgGTCGGTCTTACAGAACAGCTCCAGCAGTTTATCATGCTTCAGACACATCCTGCCTTCCAGGTTCTCCACAGGGTCGATCAGCTGATGTCTTTTCAGGCCTGATCTTGTCAGATGAGGCTCCAGGTGAGTCTCACAGTAGGATTCCAGACACACCAGA includes:
- the LOC125887021 gene encoding E3 ubiquitin-protein ligase TRIM21-like; amino-acid sequence: MSAASCLLTEDQFLCSICLDVFTDPVSTPCGHNFCKTCITEQWNTNVPYQCPNCKKLFYTRPELQVNTFISEMAAQFRQSAQQKASSSSSEQQVSKPGEVPCDVCTGTKLKALKSCLVCLESYCETHLEPHLTRSGLKRHQLIDPVENLEGRMCLKHDKLLELFCKTDQMCVCMLCTVLDHKTHDVVPLREEYEGKKAELGKTEAEIQQMIQKRRLKIEEFKHSVELSEEDADREIADGVQVFTALKESVERSQAELIDTIKEKQRKTEKQAEGFIKELEQEISELKKRSTEVEQLSHSEDHLRLLQSFMSLNTAPSTKDWTEVSVRPPSYEGTVRRAVSQLEETLSKQMKKLFEVELKRVQQSAVDVTLDPDTANPWLILSDDGKQVKHGGVRKNLPNNPERFDYCLNVLAKQSFISGRFYYEVQVKGKTEWDLGVARESINRKGQITAASKNGQWTIWLRNENEYKALASPSVSLSLKSQPEKVGVFVDYEEGLVSFYDVDAAALIYSFTGCSFTEKLYPLFSPSLNYCGKNSAPLIISPVSQTRSSSLYRDILF